The proteins below come from a single Drosophila suzukii chromosome X, CBGP_Dsuzu_IsoJpt1.0, whole genome shotgun sequence genomic window:
- the LOC108019016 gene encoding uncharacterized protein isoform X1, whose amino-acid sequence MDVISLRQLIDGAIAICLTLLTCLSLQFVALVRQKVRKRAGVVWDGSTTVIECEEQSCYNGRSFDEYTDILWTFLLILALSKLTQFSEWYFSQRLLKHKDYYNVSSMNRKWEQTLHLHEEDKRQLDEEVQVLTEKNSNLELMIKDLRDCNIHLISENFMRSMLLEQKQQPVQPNIYITNSYFHLTRQVFINDAHVDLNVRNAGGEDQDLSPMEASEEGLNVWMQYLKMRKCYMGPIADPNLIAPTSPDQLMPIVMTTEQLAKLQGII is encoded by the exons ATGGACGTAATATCCCTGAGACAGCTGATTGATGGGGCCATTGCCATATGCCTGACCCTTTTAACCTGCTTGAGCCTGCAGTTCGTAGCCCTGGTTAGGCAAAAGGTCCGAAAACGAG CCGGAGTGGTGTGGGATGGTTCGACCACAGTGATTGAGTGCGAGGAGCAGAGTTGCTACAACGGTCGCTCCTTCGACGAGTACACCGACATCCTATGGACCTTCCTCTTGATCCTGGCCCTGTCCAAGTTGACACAGTTTTCCGAGTGGTACTTTAGCCAGCGCCTGCTGAAGCACAAGGACTACTACAATGTGAGCTCCATGAACCGCAAGTGGGAGCAGACCCTTCATCTCCACGAGGAGGACAAGCGTCAACTGGACGAAGAGGTCCAAGTGCTCACCGAGAAGAACTCAAATCTGGAGCTCATGATTAAGGATCTGCGCGACTGCAATATCCATCTGATCAGCGAGAATTTTATGCGCTCAATGCTATTGGAACAG AAGCAACAACCCGTCCAGCCGAACATCTATATCACCAACAGCTACTTTCACCTGACCcgtcaggttttcatcaacGATGCACATGTCGACCTCAATGTTCGCAACGCCGGTGGCGAGGATCAGGATCTCAGTCCCATGGAAGCCTCCGAGGAGGGACTGAATGTCTGGATGCAGTACTTGAAGATGCGCAAGTGCTACATGGGCCCCATTGCCGATCCCAACTTGATAGCTCCCACTAGCCCCGATCAATTGATGCCCATTGTTATGACCACCGAGCAGTTGGCCAAGTTGCAGG GCATAATATAG
- the LOC118878174 gene encoding uncharacterized protein, with product MASMPDLENDAFFNTNEENDASMNAVIQITTATGSGELGTADPETAATAGKDEKPEIKAEPPSNTHVMGLEKDSEDGEFPKKHDSDQQVSDEEKENQSKENSLPKRHSLVQDAGAPQAKKTKLMDKKHKDPNEEVSAVRSQT from the coding sequence ATGGCCTCTATGCCCGACCTCGAAAACGACGCGTTCTTCAACACGAATGAGGAAAACGACGCATCAATGAACGCGGTGATTCAAATCACCACAGCCACCGGGTCCGGGGAGCTCGGGACTGCAGATCCCGAGACGGCGGCTACCGCCGGCAAGGATGAGAAGCCGGAGATCAAGGCGGAACCGCCTTCCAACACCCATGTGATGGGCCTGGAGAAGGACTCGGAGGACGGGGAGTTCCCCAAGAAACACGACTCAGATCAGCAGGTCAGTGACGAGGAGAAGGAAAACCAGTCTAAGGAAAATTCCTTGCCAAAGCGCCATTCTCTGGTACAGGATGCGGGCGCTCCACAGGCTAAGAAGACAAAGCTAATGGATAAGAAACACAAGGACCCCAACGAAGAGGTTTCTGCTGTTCGCTCTCAAACTTAA
- the LOC108019023 gene encoding nucleolin-like, protein MASMPDLENDAFFNTNEENDASMNAVIQITTATGSEELGNADPETAATAGKDEKPEIKAEPPSNTHIMGLEKDSEDGESPKKPDSDQQVSDEEKENQSKENSLPKRHSLDMVRDAGAPQAKRPKLVDEDGKDPENEVSADLANDVDRSQT, encoded by the coding sequence ATGGCCTCTATGCCCGACCTCGAAAACGACGCGTTCTTCAACACGAATGAGGAAAACGACGCATCAATGAACGCGGTGATTCAAATCACCACAGCCACCGGGTCCGAGGAGCTCGGGAATGCAGATCCCGAGACGGCGGCTACCGCCGGCAAGGATGAGAAGCCGGAGATCAAGGCGGAACCGCCTTCCAACACCCATATTATGGGCCTGGAGAAGGACTCGGAGGACGGGGAGTCGCCCAAGAAACCCGACTCAGATCAGCAGGTCAGTGACGAGGAGAAGGAAAACCAGTCTAAGGAAAATTCCTTGCCAAAGCGCCATTCTTTGGATATGGTACGGGATGCGGGCGCTCCACAGGCTAAGCGTCCAAAGCTAGTGGATGAAGACGGCAAGGACCCCGAAAACGAGGTTTCTGCTGACCTTGCCAATGATGTGGATCGCTCTCAAACTTAA
- the LOC108019016 gene encoding uncharacterized protein isoform X2, translating into MDVISLRQLIDGAIAICLTLLTCLSLQFVALVRQKVRKRAGVVWDGSTTVIECEEQSCYNGRSFDEYTDILWTFLLILALSKLTQFSEWYFSQRLLKHKDYYNVSSMNRKWEQTLHLHEEDKRQLDEEVQVLTEKNSNLELMIKDLRDCNIHLISENFMRSMLLEQQQPVQPNIYITNSYFHLTRQVFINDAHVDLNVRNAGGEDQDLSPMEASEEGLNVWMQYLKMRKCYMGPIADPNLIAPTSPDQLMPIVMTTEQLAKLQGII; encoded by the exons ATGGACGTAATATCCCTGAGACAGCTGATTGATGGGGCCATTGCCATATGCCTGACCCTTTTAACCTGCTTGAGCCTGCAGTTCGTAGCCCTGGTTAGGCAAAAGGTCCGAAAACGAG CCGGAGTGGTGTGGGATGGTTCGACCACAGTGATTGAGTGCGAGGAGCAGAGTTGCTACAACGGTCGCTCCTTCGACGAGTACACCGACATCCTATGGACCTTCCTCTTGATCCTGGCCCTGTCCAAGTTGACACAGTTTTCCGAGTGGTACTTTAGCCAGCGCCTGCTGAAGCACAAGGACTACTACAATGTGAGCTCCATGAACCGCAAGTGGGAGCAGACCCTTCATCTCCACGAGGAGGACAAGCGTCAACTGGACGAAGAGGTCCAAGTGCTCACCGAGAAGAACTCAAATCTGGAGCTCATGATTAAGGATCTGCGCGACTGCAATATCCATCTGATCAGCGAGAATTTTATGCGCTCAATGCTATTGGAACAG CAACAACCCGTCCAGCCGAACATCTATATCACCAACAGCTACTTTCACCTGACCcgtcaggttttcatcaacGATGCACATGTCGACCTCAATGTTCGCAACGCCGGTGGCGAGGATCAGGATCTCAGTCCCATGGAAGCCTCCGAGGAGGGACTGAATGTCTGGATGCAGTACTTGAAGATGCGCAAGTGCTACATGGGCCCCATTGCCGATCCCAACTTGATAGCTCCCACTAGCCCCGATCAATTGATGCCCATTGTTATGACCACCGAGCAGTTGGCCAAGTTGCAGG GCATAATATAG
- the LOC108019229 gene encoding thyrotropin-releasing hormone-degrading ectoenzyme, translated as MLRLPWYLVVIFSLAALLGAFGYRAKSRYPRIELRTHSVGGSAVRPLHYNLSLLTEVDGVKLAGTFRGEVTIRVRVWRETRTIVLSSNGLRVGPKVWLIRKSTGGRVTVRKLWQVIRLHRLGIDFNSLLWLGEEYTLILEFSGQMSRTGGYILGGYTDVASHHPQWVAVTQLSPDLANTLFPCFENTSHLSPVVLNLAHPRTTRVVSITRVRHTSDHEKDDYMWTSFYQTPPTSVQKLAFSINRFTSRKSPPLPLCPVLTTWLRPRIADQGEYAIRISPQIIVYFVGLFGKPYVLDKIDQLVLPDTVHQSHEHLGLVSHPERLFLYSEKQSTVRAKQEVASNLAREFAHHWFSDLENPALYWLHYGLSNYLGGFAVDNVEPSWRLHELSMLRQALAVLAEDSRASAQPVSLAHISHPTDIQSHQKAALLFRMLHSLIGTQVFVNALRLYLRRSQKGASNQTLLWKAFQEESDRHMSLRQDVQVSQLMDSWTLQPGYPLIQVARDYDTNRVTVTQQRFLRNPSGGNGRRPMNRYQCWWVPLTFTSAGRGSFVSTLPSEWLTCRPHQTPSPLILDEVAQPDEWVVFNLRVNTPCRITYDERNWRLIGRALADKNASSIDRFTRAQLIGDVLNLAGAGIVTYDLALNFVGNLRHENEFIVWQAAARSLEWLYDSLRNTNIFTLFKIFMRTVLQPKFDELFNPKTQAAGKGKSTDLMAIILQMACQMDLGSCANLALKEFAGLSLEANRIPVDQRGTIYCTAIQFGTEADWTFLRRLYKRSNVAEERRIILGALACSRENWALEKLLGLAFGSRYMPKDDVLLIFSSVAQNPLGYVLAKNYLVDNIKAIRKFYENSTHDLTQLITVLVDEVYTKAELELLRTFMKTDLKDLPGIEVSSRRILEVGHDHIAWHTRHYLHVVSAVCNITGSIEPQCIY; from the exons ATGCTGAGGTTACCCTGGTACTTGGTTGTTATATTCTCACTAGCGGCTCTATTAGGAGCATTTGGTTACCGGGCGAAGAGTCGTTATCCGCGCATCGAATTGCGAACCCATTCGGTGGGCGGTTCAGCGGTCCGTCCGCTGCACTACAATCTCAGTCTGCTGACCGAGGTGGATGGGGTTAAGCTGGCCGGGACCTTCCGCGGCGAGGTCACCATCCGAGTGCGCGTGTGGCGCGAAACCCGCACCATCGTCCTCAGCTCGAATGGCCTGCGAGTGGGCCCCAAAGTGTGGCTAATCCGCAAGAGCACCGGTGGCCGGGTGACGGTGCGCAAACTGTGGCAGGTGATCCGCCTCCATCGGCTGGGCATCGATTTCAATAGCCTGCTCTGGCTGGGCGAGGAGTACACCTTGATCCTCGAGTTCAGTGGCCAGATGTCCCGCACCGGTGGCTACATCCTCGGCGGCTACACGGATGTGGCCAGCCACCATCCGCAGTGGGTGGCGGTCACCCAGCTCTCACCCGACCTGGCCAACACCCTCTTTCCCTGCTTCGAGAATACCAGCCACCTCAGCCCCGTCGTCCTCAATCTGGCCCACCCAAGGACAACAAGGGTCGTGAGCATCACGCGGGTGCGCCACACCTCCGA CCATGAGAAAGATGATTACATGTGGACCAGCTTCTACCAGACACCGCCGACGTCTGTCCAGAAACTGGCCTTCTCCATCAATCGGTTCACGAGTCGCAAGTCCCCTCCATTACCTCTATGCCCCGTGTTGACCACCTGGTTGCGACCGAGGATCGCCGATCAGGGGGAGTACGCCATTCGCATCTCGCCCCAGATAATCGTGTACTTTGTGGGTCTCTTTGGAAAGCCTTACGTCTTGGATAAGATTGACCAGCTGGTTCTGCCGGACACGGTTCATCAG AGTCATGAGCACTTGGGATTGGTAAGCCATCCGGAGCGATTGTTCCTCTACAGCGAAAAGCAGTCCACGGTGAGGGCCAAGCAGGAGGTGGCCAGTAACCTGGCCCGTGAGTTTGCCCACCACTGGTTCTCCGATCTTGAGAATCCCGCCCTCTACTGGCTGCACTATGGTCTGTCCAACTATCTGGGTGGCTTCGCCGTGGACAATGTGGAGCCCAGCTGGCGGCTCCACGAGCTATCCATGTTGCGGCAGGCCCTCGCCGTCCTCGCCGAGGACTCCAGGGCCAGTGCCCAGCCCGTGAGCCTCGCCCACATCTCCCATCCAACGGACATTCAGTCCCATCAGAAGGCGGCCCTGCTATTCCGCATGCTGCACTCCCTCATTGGCACCCAG GTGTTCGTCAATGCATTGCGACTGTACTTGCGGCGCTCCCAGAAGGGAGCCTCAAACCAGACGCTCCTGTGGAAGGCCTTCCAGGAGGAATCGGATCGCCACATGAGCCTGCGCCAGGATGTCCAGGTGAGCCAGCTGATGGACTCGTGGACGCTGCAGCCGGGCTATCCGCTGATCCAGGTGGCGCGCGACTATGATACCAACCGGGTGACCGTAACCCAGCAGCGGTTCCTGCGCAATCCGAGTGGCGGCAATGGAAGGCGCCCGATGAACCGCTACCAATGTTGGTGGGTCCCGCTGACCTTTACCTCGGCTGGTCGGGGCAGCTTTGTTTCGACGCTGCCCAGCGAGTGGCTGACCTGCCGCCCCCACCAGACGCCCAGTCCGCTAATCCTCGATGAGGTGGCGCAGCCGGACGAGTGGGTGGTCTTCAACCTGCGGGTAAATACACCATGTCGCATCACCTACGACGAGCGGAATTGGCGGCTGATTGGACGGGCTCTGGCGGATAAGAATGCCAGCAGCATTGACCGCTTCACCCGGGCCCAGCTGATCGGTGACGTCCTCAACCTGGCCGGCGCCGGCATTGTCACCTATGACCTGGCCCTGAACTTTGTGGGAAACCTGCGTCACGAGAACGAGTTCATCGTGTGGCAAGCGGCGGCCAGGAGTCTGGAGTGGCTCTATGACAGCCTGCGCAACACTAATATTTTCACCCTTTTCAAG ATCTTTATGAGAACCGTACTGCAGCCCAAGTTCGACGAGCTATTTAACCCGAAAACCCAGGCAGCTGGAAAGGGCAAAAGCACAGATTTAATGGCGATAATCCTGCAAATGGCCTGCCAGATGGATCTGGGATCGTGTGCGAATCTGGCCCTTAAGGAGTTCGCTGGCCTGAGCCTGGAggccaatcgcattccggtgGATCAACGCGGGACCATCTATTGCACTGCAATTCAGTTTGGAACGGAGGCTGATTGGACGTTTTTAAGGAGGCTGTACAAAAGGTCAAATGTGGCCGAGGAAAGGAGGATTATCCTTGGTGCCCTTGCCTGTAGTCGCGAAAACTGGGCACTGGAGAAATTGCTTGGCCTGGCCTTTGGCAGTCGCTACATGCCCAAGGACGATGTCCTTCTGATCTTTAGCTCCGTGGCACAGAATCCTTTGGGCTACGTACTGGCCAAGAATTACCTGGTGGACAACATAAAGGCAATCAGGAAATT TTACGAAAACAGCACCCATGATCTCACACAACTCATTACAGTTTTGGTGGACGAGGTATACACGAAGGCAGAACTAGAACTTTTACGAACGTTCATGAAAACAGACCTCAAGGATCTGCCGGGCATCGAGGTCAGCTCTCGACGCATCCTGGAAGTGGGACACGACCATATAGCCTGGCACACGAGGCACTACCTCCATGTGGTCTCTGCCGTCTGCAACATTACCGGATCCATAGAGCCACAGTGCATCTACTAG